One genomic segment of Balneolaceae bacterium includes these proteins:
- a CDS encoding Nif3-like dinuclear metal center hexameric protein, whose protein sequence is MKENNRMTRAAKTRREFISDLSKASAGGLLLSTPFRHTSSKKMWTVGEIMDLFIKEATGEPLPETVDTLKAGNRDTEVTGIITTMFATVPVIEYAIETGANFIIPHEPTFYNHLDETDWLEDDDTFQYKSKLLEDNGIAIWRNHDYIHRHNPDGVYSGILDKLMWKPYVKDDSNSRIIEIPEIRLSELINHVKGRLGIDTVRYMGDPDQICRKVLLLPGAMGGENHIRLTSELNPDVLMIGEAQEWTTPEYIRDRSASGKETSLIVLGHADSEDPGSIYMKDWLLKNVPGVEVMHVHSGNPFMYR, encoded by the coding sequence ATGAAAGAAAACAATCGAATGACACGTGCTGCAAAAACCCGACGAGAATTCATTTCCGACCTCTCCAAAGCATCCGCCGGTGGATTGTTATTGAGTACTCCATTCAGACATACATCTTCTAAAAAAATGTGGACGGTTGGTGAAATTATGGATCTCTTTATTAAGGAAGCCACCGGTGAGCCATTGCCGGAGACGGTTGATACTCTCAAGGCCGGAAACCGGGACACAGAAGTGACGGGTATCATTACAACCATGTTTGCAACAGTTCCGGTTATAGAATACGCCATTGAGACCGGTGCAAACTTTATCATCCCACACGAACCCACCTTTTATAATCATTTAGATGAAACGGATTGGCTGGAGGACGATGACACATTCCAGTACAAATCTAAGCTTCTGGAGGATAACGGGATTGCCATCTGGCGAAATCACGATTATATCCACCGGCATAACCCCGATGGTGTGTACAGTGGTATTCTCGATAAGCTGATGTGGAAGCCATACGTCAAGGATGATTCGAATTCCAGGATTATTGAGATTCCCGAAATTCGATTGTCGGAGTTAATCAACCATGTAAAAGGAAGGCTTGGGATTGATACGGTGCGTTACATGGGAGATCCGGATCAAATCTGTCGAAAAGTTCTTCTCTTGCCTGGTGCCATGGGAGGGGAAAATCATATTCGATTGACCAGTGAACTTAATCCCGATGTACTTATGATAGGTGAAGCCCAGGAATGGACGACTCCCGAATATATCCGCGACAGGAGTGCATCAGGGAAAGAAACGTCCCTCATCGTACTGGGACATGCCGATAGTGAGGATCCCGGGTCTATCTATATGAAAGACTGGCTGCTGAAAAATGTGCCGGGAGTTGAGGTGATGCATGTGCATTCGGGGAATCCATTTATGTATAGATAA
- a CDS encoding DUF4914 family protein: MNLPAETVLDSNLHAKFKELLNEAPSVTVAKTIGDLVNLSVDGEDGLSKEVSYDLPDGERKKEAIVHRVKNGIAANYTEAYMRRRDPNCMVIADDFPTDKTKFEDRFDYDFEELRDETFEWLKTQDLALFFFNAGKAGMGYKAAAVIPANAGFFGLGLALLQGIVNPDELDEEFKPTAFIYTAPPFRHTHFEGKQVVIHNRQPGNYEMFAYNLYPGPSAKKGVYGMLIGQGEEEGWVTAHCSSVQVKTPYDNVVTFMHEGASGGGKSEMLQQPHRLSDGRLLLGDNLYKDDKRYLELSQTCDLMPVADDMALCHPSLQKEDGKLGLEDAEEGWFVRVDHIKEYGTDPALEKLTAVPPKPLLFLNIQSVPGGRAMIWDHTYDEPGKPCPNPRVILPRDIVPNIVKEPVSIDIRSIGMRTPPCTAKEPNYGIVGLMHVLPPALAWLWRLVAPRGYANPSIIQTEGISSEGVGSYWPFATGKKVKQANLLLKQIVETPNVEYILTPNQNIGAWKVGFMSQWVVREYLARKGNATFTDHQITPARCNVLGYALKYMTFEGRTIPEWLLQVELQREVQEEGYDAGAEILLEFFHRMLNQFLTPELDDLGKKIIECCLNNGSVEDYEQLMPNE; the protein is encoded by the coding sequence ATGAATTTACCTGCAGAGACCGTTCTTGACTCTAACCTTCATGCCAAGTTCAAGGAATTATTAAATGAAGCACCCAGTGTAACTGTTGCAAAAACCATTGGCGATCTTGTCAATCTTTCTGTAGATGGAGAAGATGGACTGTCGAAAGAAGTATCCTATGATCTCCCAGACGGAGAAAGAAAAAAGGAGGCGATCGTTCACAGAGTTAAAAACGGAATTGCCGCAAATTATACAGAAGCCTATATGCGTCGGAGAGACCCTAATTGTATGGTCATTGCCGATGATTTTCCCACAGATAAAACCAAATTTGAAGATCGGTTTGACTACGATTTTGAAGAGTTGCGCGATGAAACTTTTGAGTGGTTGAAAACTCAAGATCTTGCCCTGTTTTTCTTTAATGCCGGAAAAGCCGGTATGGGATACAAGGCCGCAGCTGTAATTCCTGCAAACGCAGGTTTCTTTGGCCTGGGATTGGCGCTATTGCAGGGCATCGTGAATCCAGATGAGCTTGATGAAGAATTTAAACCAACTGCCTTTATCTACACTGCTCCGCCATTCAGACATACACATTTCGAAGGCAAGCAAGTGGTAATACACAACCGGCAGCCTGGTAACTACGAGATGTTCGCCTATAATTTATACCCCGGGCCCAGTGCTAAAAAAGGTGTGTATGGAATGTTGATTGGTCAGGGCGAGGAAGAGGGATGGGTTACGGCTCACTGTTCTTCCGTACAGGTAAAAACTCCTTATGATAATGTGGTTACCTTTATGCATGAGGGTGCAAGCGGCGGCGGTAAAAGTGAAATGCTGCAGCAGCCTCATCGTTTATCTGACGGACGGTTATTATTGGGGGATAATTTATATAAAGATGACAAGCGGTATCTGGAGCTATCGCAAACCTGTGATTTAATGCCGGTAGCCGATGACATGGCGCTCTGTCACCCATCGCTGCAGAAAGAGGACGGGAAACTGGGGCTGGAAGATGCTGAAGAGGGCTGGTTTGTCCGTGTGGATCATATCAAAGAGTATGGCACAGATCCCGCTCTGGAAAAATTGACGGCTGTACCGCCAAAACCACTGCTTTTCTTAAATATCCAATCGGTACCGGGAGGCAGGGCGATGATATGGGATCACACCTATGATGAGCCCGGAAAACCTTGCCCCAATCCAAGAGTTATCTTGCCCAGGGACATTGTACCGAATATCGTTAAAGAACCGGTTAGTATTGACATTCGAAGTATTGGCATGCGTACTCCGCCCTGTACCGCTAAAGAACCCAATTATGGTATTGTGGGTCTTATGCACGTACTTCCTCCCGCACTTGCATGGCTATGGCGTCTTGTAGCTCCGCGTGGATATGCAAATCCAAGCATTATTCAAACGGAGGGAATCAGCAGTGAAGGTGTAGGCAGTTACTGGCCTTTTGCTACCGGCAAGAAGGTAAAACAAGCCAATCTTCTGCTTAAACAAATTGTAGAAACGCCAAATGTAGAGTATATCCTCACTCCAAATCAAAACATTGGCGCCTGGAAAGTAGGCTTTATGTCTCAGTGGGTCGTTCGTGAATATTTGGCAAGAAAAGGAAATGCTACTTTCACGGATCATCAAATAACACCTGCCAGATGTAACGTGCTTGGTTATGCCCTGAAATATATGACGTTTGAAGGGCGTACAATTCCGGAATGGTTACTGCAAGTTGAACTGCAAAGAGAAGTTCAGGAAGAGGGATATGATGCCGGTGCAGAAATTCTGCTTGAGTTCTTCCACAGAATGCTTAACCAATTCCTGACACCTGAGCTGGACGATCTCGGCAAGAAGATCATAGAATGCTGCCTTAATAATGGATCTGTAGAGGACTATGAGCAATTAATGCCCAACGAATAA
- a CDS encoding Fic family protein, with product MASPQEKLAESLEKLKELQVENGIAAIRSKELSQTHRERLLRNGFIRRVMKGWYIPTDPSEGPGSSTSWYTSFWGFCAKYLAHRFDNKWCIAPEQSLSYWVGNRKVPSQLIVRSPKARNKPTTLLHDTSILDIRAELPSKDEIEQIDGLNLYSVAFGLIACSPRFFRNEPIDAKAALEMIRDSSEILRPLLEGGHSTIAGRIAGAFRNIGRDRIADEIIKTMESAGYEIRESDPFNRKTDIAKIDRKNSPYVNRMNLMWEEMREEVEKVFPDSPGIPKNADKYLKEVEDLFVTDAYHSLSIEGYRVTSELIERVRTGDWGPENIEQDREHRNAMAARGYWQAFQPVKACVKKVLEGKNAGKVVDEDHGNWYRELFAPSVTAGIIKATDLAGYRSDQVWIQNSMHVPPRSEAVRDMMPAFFDLLKKEESASVRVVLGHFIFVYIHPYMDGNGRMARFLMNVMLASGGYPWTVLPVEERDEYMQSLEEASTSNNISRFAKFIAHHVEEGMKGNPVAKVQSK from the coding sequence ATGGCTTCTCCACAAGAAAAACTTGCAGAATCACTTGAAAAGCTTAAAGAGCTTCAGGTTGAAAATGGAATAGCTGCCATACGATCTAAAGAACTATCTCAAACACATCGGGAGAGATTATTGAGAAATGGATTCATAAGACGGGTTATGAAAGGATGGTATATCCCAACGGATCCAAGTGAAGGACCTGGAAGCAGCACTTCATGGTATACATCTTTTTGGGGGTTTTGTGCAAAATACTTAGCACATCGTTTCGATAATAAGTGGTGTATAGCTCCTGAACAATCTCTTTCATATTGGGTTGGTAACAGAAAAGTACCTTCACAGCTCATTGTACGATCCCCAAAAGCAAGAAATAAACCGACTACGCTACTACATGATACCTCAATCTTAGATATCAGGGCAGAACTGCCTTCAAAGGATGAAATTGAGCAGATCGATGGATTAAATCTTTATTCAGTTGCTTTTGGACTCATTGCTTGTTCGCCTCGCTTTTTTAGAAATGAACCAATAGATGCAAAGGCAGCTTTAGAAATGATACGTGATTCATCTGAAATACTACGTCCACTACTTGAGGGAGGGCATAGTACAATTGCGGGAAGAATAGCAGGGGCTTTTCGAAACATCGGTCGGGATAGAATTGCAGATGAAATTATCAAAACAATGGAGTCTGCTGGTTATGAAATCAGAGAAAGTGATCCATTCAATAGAAAAACTGATATTGCAAAAATAGACAGAAAAAATTCGCCGTATGTAAATAGAATGAACTTGATGTGGGAAGAAATGCGAGAAGAGGTTGAAAAAGTATTCCCTGATTCACCTGGAATTCCTAAAAATGCTGATAAGTATTTGAAAGAAGTTGAAGATCTGTTTGTAACAGATGCCTATCATTCTCTTTCTATAGAAGGATACAGAGTAACTTCTGAATTGATAGAACGAGTTCGAACAGGAGATTGGGGCCCTGAAAATATTGAACAAGACAGAGAACACAGGAATGCTATGGCAGCACGTGGTTATTGGCAAGCATTTCAACCAGTGAAAGCGTGTGTTAAAAAAGTATTAGAGGGTAAAAATGCAGGCAAAGTTGTAGATGAAGACCATGGCAATTGGTATCGTGAATTATTCGCTCCAAGTGTGACGGCGGGAATCATAAAAGCGACTGATCTTGCCGGTTATCGTTCTGATCAAGTATGGATACAGAACTCTATGCATGTACCACCCCGAAGTGAAGCCGTTCGGGATATGATGCCTGCTTTTTTTGACTTATTGAAAAAAGAGGAAAGTGCTTCGGTTCGGGTTGTATTAGGGCATTTCATATTTGTATACATACATCCGTATATGGATGGAAATGGACGTATGGCAAGATTTTTAATGAATGTGATGCTTGCATCAGGCGGGTATCCGTGGACGGTCTTGCCGGTAGAGGAGCGAGATGAATATATGCAATCACTTGAGGAAGCCAGTACATCCAATAATATTTCAAGGTTCGCAAAATTTATTGCTCATCACGTAGAGGAAGGGATGAAAGGGAATCCTGTAGCTAAAGTTCAAAGCAAATAG
- a CDS encoding tyrosine-type recombinase/integrase, with protein sequence MPKTKLTHQSIKGLSTPEKPTEYYDTKETGLILRLSKAGTKTFAYRYQIGDKKRRMTLGKFPAISLAEARQRVQKIKVQVNDGIDPQVEKKRKKRKRAEKKITLLYAVNEYKKRHLPKLKQSTQDDYENRIKHIVKGQGEGITKSRGLPSDLELKDIKRAEILELLEGIAKTAPTQAQRVQAIISGVYSFSIDRGWIDFNVARNINFKPRKRKKKKKWQNIAFDDEQIRLLWKNFCEYNQPVGAWFKLLMILGQRAGETRKMEWKHINWKKNEWYIPGPNAKNDRNHFVPLNERALNVLEEMRKHTGKKEFVFLSPVKKDRPIGHQQKAAERISERSGVKDFNIHSLRTTVLTRMAALGISQHVVSKYYNHTTTRYGE encoded by the coding sequence ATGCCAAAAACCAAGCTTACTCATCAGTCAATTAAAGGATTGTCAACTCCGGAGAAACCTACAGAATACTACGATACAAAAGAAACGGGCTTAATACTAAGGTTATCAAAAGCCGGAACTAAAACATTTGCATACAGATATCAGATCGGGGACAAAAAAAGACGAATGACACTGGGTAAGTTCCCAGCTATAAGTTTAGCGGAGGCAAGGCAAAGAGTTCAGAAAATCAAAGTTCAAGTTAACGACGGAATAGATCCACAGGTAGAAAAGAAAAGAAAAAAGAGAAAAAGGGCTGAGAAGAAGATAACATTGCTCTATGCGGTTAATGAATATAAGAAGCGACACCTACCGAAATTGAAACAGTCAACCCAAGATGATTATGAAAATCGGATTAAACATATTGTAAAGGGGCAGGGTGAGGGTATTACAAAATCAAGAGGCCTACCTTCGGATTTGGAATTGAAAGATATTAAGCGGGCTGAAATTTTAGAACTCTTAGAAGGCATTGCCAAGACAGCTCCTACACAGGCTCAACGTGTGCAGGCAATCATATCTGGTGTTTACAGTTTCTCTATTGACCGTGGTTGGATTGACTTTAATGTGGCCAGAAATATAAATTTTAAGCCTCGCAAAAGAAAGAAGAAAAAGAAGTGGCAAAACATTGCATTTGACGATGAACAAATACGACTTTTATGGAAAAATTTTTGTGAATACAATCAACCAGTTGGAGCTTGGTTTAAATTACTTATGATATTAGGCCAGAGAGCTGGCGAAACCAGGAAAATGGAATGGAAGCATATTAACTGGAAGAAAAATGAGTGGTATATACCAGGGCCAAATGCAAAAAATGATCGTAACCACTTTGTACCACTAAATGAGAGGGCCTTAAATGTACTTGAAGAAATGAGAAAGCATACCGGTAAAAAAGAGTTTGTTTTCTTAAGTCCGGTAAAAAAAGATAGGCCCATCGGCCATCAGCAAAAAGCAGCTGAAAGAATAAGTGAGCGATCAGGTGTGAAGGATTTTAATATTCACTCATTACGTACTACTGTTTTGACGAGAATGGCAGCCTTGGGTATTTCCCAGCATGTAGTATCAAAGTACTATAATCATACAACGACACGGTACGGCGAGTAA
- a CDS encoding AlpA family phage regulatory protein has translation MSNIDLLSPKEASERLSIPISTLYRWISEGKFPRPIKIGPRRTAFKIEDIIEWRENQEEAKSILHREDD, from the coding sequence ATGAGTAATATTGATTTACTTTCCCCAAAGGAAGCATCAGAAAGATTAAGCATACCAATCTCTACTTTATACAGGTGGATTTCAGAAGGTAAGTTTCCGCGTCCTATCAAAATCGGACCTCGCAGAACGGCCTTTAAAATTGAAGACATCATAGAGTGGAGAGAAAACCAAGAGGAAGCCAAAAGTATTTTGCACCGGGAAGATGATTAA
- a CDS encoding helix-turn-helix domain-containing protein, translated as MDEIIVTKRETLLELISEVVREELETHMEKVEVSDGKNEVLTNKQAMKHLHVSRSTLQRWRKSGKLPYRKVEGKILYTKSDLNELLEYAAV; from the coding sequence ATGGACGAAATAATTGTCACGAAGCGAGAAACACTCTTAGAATTAATCTCCGAAGTGGTACGAGAGGAATTGGAAACTCACATGGAAAAAGTGGAAGTTTCTGATGGTAAAAATGAAGTACTCACAAATAAACAAGCAATGAAGCACCTCCACGTGAGCCGATCAACACTTCAAAGATGGAGAAAGAGCGGAAAGCTTCCTTATCGAAAAGTTGAAGGGAAAATACTTTATACAAAATCCGATTTGAACGAACTCCTGGAATACGCCGCTGTTTGA
- a CDS encoding ATP-binding protein, with protein sequence MNLWSSKKLWQATKEMILGLMVKDKVGKKALSKLIKEIIALANTTGGYLVLGIEEKGKVRPRANKINPIPRIKALSEKLKLQIRDYVEPTINNIRFKEVETEDEKGVLIIRVEKSNLAPHRSLIDKECYIRRNDRSEKMTMREIKDLTILRIRSQQEIENEFKNERRTLS encoded by the coding sequence ATGAATCTTTGGAGTTCAAAAAAACTTTGGCAAGCAACAAAGGAAATGATCCTTGGATTGATGGTAAAAGACAAGGTTGGCAAGAAGGCGTTATCCAAATTAATAAAAGAGATTATTGCGCTTGCTAACACGACAGGTGGATATCTCGTGCTTGGAATTGAAGAAAAAGGAAAGGTTAGACCAAGGGCAAACAAAATTAATCCTATCCCAAGAATCAAAGCTTTATCGGAAAAACTTAAATTGCAAATTAGGGATTATGTAGAACCAACCATTAATAATATTAGATTTAAAGAAGTCGAAACTGAGGATGAAAAAGGTGTTTTAATTATAAGGGTTGAAAAATCTAACCTGGCCCCTCACAGATCGCTAATCGATAAGGAATGTTATATTAGGAGAAATGATCGCTCAGAAAAAATGACTATGAGAGAAATTAAAGATTTGACTATTCTTCGAATAAGATCCCAGCAAGAAATAGAAAATGAATTCAAAAACGAGAGAAGAACTCTTTCTTAA
- a CDS encoding tetratricopeptide repeat protein: MTITHRIDDFLFELFPGTESDTEKLTDAIKRYYTIGPFEPSVEVDEDLIHITIDTERIETDKDRFKKLVSLAENEKYDEAKELALELIEQAPNISEYHRILGQIYSETGEQEEAVNSLIDALKWNPKNEWALLMMGNIYAKFKNDVDTALTFYEQILTFKPDDHLALNNIGAQLLQADQVDEAANYFRKAHEVKPDYPNTLFALGTIEEEKGNNFEAFEYAIESIKKNPKQDELYKRSVNLALQASQQYASATDTQSIVDDFISELEYKTEKEIKKVEDDSISTAAKIEYAEVHDRPYHLIKYKPGQTGVNHLIIHELTHLELAEEAREEGTNMLFTSKPSLKANFMQRFKKEIDKLKKKGVPERNVERYFGSIYDGMNTQVFNTPIDLFIEDRIYKRFENLRPVQFISMFSMVQEGIEATTTPDVIKNAPSEILSKSIIYSLVNALHLKELFGVDLIKDHKPKKSEVQKAKEFYNEYKEYRHNKKPAEEYELVQFWADDLNLSSFFELVEESETERQTADSVLDDIEQDPYGLDLDDPGLSGR, from the coding sequence ATGACGATAACACACCGAATTGACGATTTTCTTTTTGAGTTATTTCCGGGGACGGAATCAGATACAGAAAAGCTCACCGATGCCATCAAGAGATATTACACCATTGGGCCTTTTGAACCGTCTGTTGAAGTGGATGAGGATCTCATTCACATCACGATTGACACAGAGCGAATCGAGACAGATAAAGATCGGTTCAAAAAGCTTGTATCGCTGGCTGAAAATGAGAAGTATGATGAAGCGAAAGAACTGGCGTTGGAGTTGATTGAACAGGCTCCGAATATCTCTGAATACCACCGCATTTTGGGACAGATCTATTCCGAGACCGGGGAGCAGGAAGAAGCGGTGAACTCACTCATCGATGCGTTGAAATGGAATCCAAAGAATGAGTGGGCGCTTTTGATGATGGGCAACATCTATGCAAAGTTTAAAAATGATGTGGATACGGCTCTTACCTTTTACGAGCAGATCCTCACCTTTAAACCGGACGATCACCTGGCGTTAAATAATATCGGTGCACAGCTATTGCAGGCGGACCAGGTGGATGAAGCGGCCAACTATTTCCGGAAAGCCCATGAGGTAAAACCGGACTATCCCAATACACTGTTTGCACTGGGTACCATTGAAGAAGAGAAGGGCAATAACTTTGAAGCTTTTGAGTATGCCATCGAATCGATCAAGAAGAATCCAAAACAGGATGAACTCTACAAGCGAAGTGTGAATTTGGCGCTGCAAGCATCACAGCAATACGCTTCTGCAACGGATACCCAATCCATCGTTGATGACTTTATTTCGGAGTTGGAGTACAAAACGGAAAAAGAGATCAAGAAAGTGGAAGATGACAGCATATCAACGGCTGCTAAGATTGAATATGCTGAAGTCCACGACCGGCCGTATCATTTGATCAAATACAAGCCCGGCCAAACCGGAGTGAATCATCTGATCATTCATGAGCTTACTCACCTTGAATTGGCAGAGGAAGCCAGGGAAGAGGGGACGAACATGCTGTTCACCTCCAAGCCTTCGTTAAAAGCGAATTTCATGCAGCGCTTCAAGAAAGAGATCGATAAGCTGAAAAAGAAAGGTGTACCCGAACGAAATGTGGAACGGTATTTCGGTTCCATTTATGACGGGATGAATACACAAGTGTTCAATACACCCATCGACCTGTTTATAGAAGACCGGATCTATAAACGGTTTGAAAATCTTCGGCCTGTTCAGTTCATATCTATGTTTTCGATGGTTCAGGAAGGGATTGAAGCCACCACGACACCGGATGTCATAAAAAACGCACCCTCCGAAATTCTTTCAAAGTCCATTATTTACAGTCTTGTAAACGCACTTCATCTGAAAGAGTTATTCGGTGTTGATCTGATCAAAGATCACAAACCCAAAAAGTCTGAGGTTCAAAAAGCAAAAGAGTTCTACAACGAATATAAAGAGTACCGGCACAACAAAAAGCCTGCTGAGGAATACGAACTGGTTCAGTTTTGGGCGGACGATCTTAACCTTTCATCCTTTTTTGAGTTGGTAGAAGAATCGGAGACGGAAAGGCAGACAGCCGACTCCGTTCTGGACGATATTGAACAAGACCCGTATGGCCTGGACTTGGACGATCCGGGGCTGAGCGGAAGATGA